A window of Sutcliffiella cohnii contains these coding sequences:
- a CDS encoding putative polysaccharide biosynthesis protein produces the protein MSTSKLFRGTAILTAGTMFSRLLGLVYIFPFYAMVGEKGGELYSYAYILYTLMLSAATMGLPLAVSKFVAKYNSLGEYGVGRKLFRSGLFTMSITGVIAFLILYILAPYTAPIILGREASDYIHSVEDVTHVIRMVSFALLLVPIMSLIRGFFQGHESMGPTALSQVVEQLARILFILGSVYFVIRVMDGDLSTAIGFATFAAFIGALGSLLILVWYWFKRKRHLDKLLEQDKGNVEVSYKDMYKELILYAGPFVFAGLTLPLFQSVDLFTFNSAMGSGGHGNTNAAFGIINTYAHKLVIIPVTLATSFALTLLPTITKSFVSGNNELLQKQISKVLQVLLFLTLPACIGLALLGGPAYTAFFSYDELGGYLLTWYAPVAILLALFTVSAAILQGINEQRHTIYAILLGLAVKFITNYVFIIQLGAIGSIIATALGYIVTVGYILYIIQKKTGFNYSFVMRRSLLIVIFLAAMAIVVIPVKTGLDMILPYSAGTLNSSIIIVISAVVGAFVYFFLSFRSKLIYYIFGENLPFMGKLKRFKRSH, from the coding sequence ATGTCTACATCTAAATTGTTCAGAGGTACAGCAATTTTAACAGCAGGAACGATGTTTTCTCGCCTGTTAGGTTTAGTTTATATATTTCCGTTTTATGCAATGGTTGGAGAAAAAGGTGGGGAGCTATACAGTTACGCATACATACTATATACACTTATGTTAAGTGCCGCAACAATGGGGTTGCCACTTGCGGTTTCTAAATTCGTAGCAAAGTACAACTCTCTAGGTGAATATGGTGTAGGAAGAAAGCTTTTCAGATCTGGATTGTTTACAATGAGTATTACTGGCGTCATAGCTTTTTTAATTCTTTATATTTTAGCACCGTATACTGCGCCAATTATATTAGGACGTGAAGCTAGTGATTACATTCATTCAGTAGAAGATGTTACTCACGTTATACGAATGGTAAGTTTTGCTCTCTTACTTGTTCCGATAATGAGTTTAATAAGGGGATTCTTTCAAGGTCATGAATCAATGGGCCCTACTGCGTTGTCACAAGTTGTGGAGCAATTAGCTCGCATTTTATTCATTTTAGGTAGTGTCTATTTTGTAATTCGTGTAATGGATGGTGACCTGTCCACAGCAATTGGTTTTGCTACTTTTGCAGCATTTATAGGTGCATTAGGTTCGTTACTCATTTTAGTTTGGTATTGGTTTAAAAGAAAACGACATTTAGACAAATTACTTGAACAAGATAAAGGGAATGTGGAAGTTTCCTATAAAGATATGTATAAAGAGTTAATACTTTATGCCGGACCGTTTGTTTTTGCAGGTTTAACATTACCACTTTTTCAATCAGTAGACTTATTTACTTTTAACAGTGCAATGGGATCAGGAGGACATGGGAATACTAATGCGGCGTTTGGTATTATCAATACGTACGCTCATAAGTTAGTGATTATTCCAGTTACGTTAGCGACATCCTTTGCTTTAACGTTGTTACCTACTATAACTAAGTCGTTTGTCAGTGGAAATAATGAACTACTCCAAAAACAAATTAGCAAAGTGTTGCAAGTCTTATTGTTTTTAACACTTCCAGCATGTATTGGCTTAGCGTTACTAGGTGGGCCAGCTTATACAGCCTTCTTTTCCTATGATGAACTTGGTGGATATTTATTAACTTGGTATGCACCAGTAGCAATATTGTTAGCGTTATTTACTGTATCGGCAGCGATCCTTCAAGGAATAAACGAACAGCGTCATACAATATATGCAATTTTATTAGGTTTAGCGGTAAAGTTTATAACAAACTATGTATTCATTATTCAATTAGGTGCAATTGGTTCAATTATAGCAACTGCACTTGGATATATTGTTACGGTTGGTTATATATTATATATCATTCAAAAGAAAACTGGATTTAATTATTCTTTTGTTATGAGGCGTTCACTATTAATTGTTATATTTTTAGCAGCGATGGCGATTGTGGTAATTCCTGTGAAAACTGGACTCGATATGATTTTGCCGTATAGCGCTGGAACGTTAAACTCTTCAATCATTATCGTCATATCAGCAGTAGTCGGAGCGTTCGTATACTTTTTCTTAAGTTTCCGCTCAAAGTTGATATATTATATTTTTGGAGAAAACTTACCGTTTATGGGCAAGTTAAAAAGGTTTAAGCGTTCGCATTAG
- a CDS encoding MFS transporter has product MRKFSLFYFLTFFSFGALSPLLTVYLQENVGLTGSQIGIILSISPVVIIFIQPIWGMISDYTQKPKGILLITLLLTAIFGILYSFVGSFYSIVLMAFLLAVTQSAIVPISDSIALNAVQKTKGDYGSVRLWGAIGFAVAVLIAGWLSDYFSLKVIFYTFSISLFLALLVTARLPKENQSVSVNIRDGMNRLVKIPKFMLFLVTTFLIFGPIFANNFYFGLYITEIGGTVAGVGIAFLFAAGSEAPFMKIAGRWIHRFGLMNIMIFAGSIGALRWFFYFLDPPLMLVYVTTVVQGLSIGLFIPAALQYVRDSTPVEVRATAVSLYSAVGNGLGSWFCTLLGGYIVEYYSVSYLYLFFGVLTVLGIVIVVVLKGMENKGEKLLVGKEA; this is encoded by the coding sequence ATGAGAAAGTTTAGCCTTTTTTATTTTCTTACATTTTTTAGCTTTGGGGCATTATCGCCTTTACTTACTGTATATTTACAAGAAAATGTTGGTTTAACAGGTAGTCAAATTGGAATTATTTTATCGATAAGTCCAGTAGTTATTATTTTCATACAACCTATTTGGGGTATGATTAGTGATTATACGCAAAAGCCAAAAGGAATTTTGCTGATAACTCTGTTGTTAACAGCAATTTTTGGAATTCTTTACTCCTTTGTTGGCAGTTTTTATAGTATCGTGTTAATGGCATTCTTATTAGCTGTCACTCAAAGTGCCATTGTACCTATATCTGATAGCATTGCACTTAATGCTGTTCAAAAGACAAAAGGGGATTACGGATCTGTCCGACTTTGGGGAGCGATAGGGTTTGCTGTTGCAGTTTTAATAGCTGGTTGGCTGTCAGATTATTTTTCGTTGAAAGTAATTTTTTACACCTTTTCCATTAGTTTATTTTTAGCACTGCTTGTTACTGCTCGTTTACCGAAAGAAAATCAGTCGGTTAGTGTTAACATAAGAGACGGTATGAATCGATTAGTGAAAATACCAAAGTTTATGCTGTTCCTAGTAACAACGTTTCTAATCTTCGGACCTATTTTTGCGAATAACTTTTATTTTGGGCTATATATTACTGAAATTGGTGGAACTGTTGCTGGGGTCGGTATTGCCTTTTTATTTGCAGCAGGAAGTGAAGCACCTTTTATGAAAATAGCGGGTAGATGGATTCATCGCTTTGGGTTAATGAATATTATGATATTCGCTGGCTCTATTGGTGCATTGCGGTGGTTTTTTTACTTTTTAGATCCACCGTTAATGTTAGTGTATGTTACAACAGTGGTCCAAGGCTTATCCATCGGGTTATTTATCCCAGCTGCCCTTCAATATGTTAGAGATTCCACACCGGTAGAAGTGAGAGCCACTGCAGTTTCGTTATACTCTGCTGTTGGGAATGGATTAGGAAGTTGGTTTTGTACACTATTAGGTGGGTATATTGTTGAGTATTATTCCGTGTCTTATTTATATTTATTCTTTGGAGTATTGACTGTACTTGGTATTGTCATTGTGGTCGTCTTAAAAGGGATGGAGAACAAAGGAGAAAAGTTATTAGTCGGAAAAGAAGCCTGA
- a CDS encoding DeoR family transcriptional regulator — translation MTTSTNRMLTRIKAVYMFIHEKGTVSTQQLVDEFGITPRTAQRDLNVLAYNNLVRSPSKGKWTTTKKKVRLSS, via the coding sequence TTGACAACATCAACAAACCGTATGCTAACCCGTATTAAGGCAGTCTACATGTTTATTCATGAGAAAGGAACTGTATCGACACAACAACTCGTTGATGAATTTGGAATAACTCCTAGAACAGCACAGCGAGATCTTAATGTGTTGGCATATAATAACTTAGTTCGTAGCCCTTCTAAAGGGAAATGGACCACTACAAAGAAAAAAGTTAGGTTAAGTTCATAA
- a CDS encoding sporulation protein Cse60 produces MIQVKVFDEDHEQVLEKEVNRFLKKVDEDDLIDIKYQVECFVDENDDDYYRYTAMIIYRA; encoded by the coding sequence ATGATTCAAGTAAAGGTGTTTGATGAGGATCATGAACAAGTTTTAGAAAAAGAGGTTAATCGTTTTTTAAAAAAAGTTGATGAAGACGATTTGATAGACATAAAGTATCAAGTAGAATGTTTCGTAGATGAAAATGATGATGATTATTATAGGTATACAGCAATGATTATATATCGAGCCTGA
- a CDS encoding N-acetylglucosamine kinase, whose product MIIGIDGGGTKTTGILVDYNGVVVSKATVGASNPNGVREVDIRNELTLLFSLLTEKKPLSKVVLIYAGISGVESGGKKEWMTSLIKSITGQNIRVIVENDAITALYSGTKGNPGIVTICGTGSITYGLNESGERSRVGGWGYLINDGCSGFALGKSLLEYVFSEYDKGKLPCHLTHAVLQHFKRNSVAELIPHIYELGKSRDIVASVGKVVVQYARNNDKTCLDILRVAAEQAVSDINILYKKLFHSTIQDTVIPIVLTGGIVEHSEELVSFIRKEIEVLNKTYHIIQPNCPPIVGTIYASLKMLNKEINTRIIDTLEKQLV is encoded by the coding sequence ATGATTATTGGTATTGATGGTGGAGGGACGAAGACGACTGGTATTTTAGTGGATTATAATGGTGTTGTCGTTTCGAAAGCTACAGTCGGTGCATCTAATCCGAACGGTGTAAGAGAAGTTGACATTCGTAATGAGTTAACTTTGTTGTTCTCGCTTTTAACAGAAAAGAAACCGCTTTCAAAGGTAGTGCTCATTTATGCGGGTATATCAGGAGTAGAAAGTGGAGGGAAAAAAGAATGGATGACCTCTCTTATTAAAAGTATAACTGGTCAAAACATTCGTGTAATAGTAGAAAATGATGCGATTACTGCTCTTTATTCGGGAACAAAAGGTAATCCAGGGATAGTGACTATTTGTGGTACTGGTTCTATTACATATGGACTTAACGAGAGTGGTGAACGAAGTAGGGTCGGTGGCTGGGGTTACTTAATTAATGATGGCTGTAGTGGCTTTGCTCTAGGGAAATCATTACTCGAATATGTTTTTTCAGAATATGACAAAGGAAAACTACCTTGTCACTTAACACATGCAGTATTGCAACATTTTAAACGGAATAGTGTCGCAGAGCTGATCCCACACATATATGAGCTAGGGAAATCTAGGGATATAGTTGCTAGTGTTGGAAAAGTAGTTGTACAGTATGCTCGAAATAATGATAAAACATGTCTAGATATTTTAAGGGTAGCTGCAGAGCAGGCGGTAAGTGATATTAATATATTATATAAAAAATTATTTCACTCTACTATTCAAGATACTGTAATACCAATCGTCTTAACGGGAGGAATTGTCGAGCATTCGGAGGAACTCGTTTCATTTATTCGGAAGGAAATAGAGGTATTAAATAAAACGTATCACATTATCCAACCGAACTGTCCGCCAATTGTAGGAACAATATACGCCTCATTAAAAATGTTAAATAAAGAAATTAATACGAGAATAATAGATACGTTAGAAAAACAGCTAGTTTAG
- a CDS encoding ABC transporter ATP-binding protein, producing MNRLLTLEIEKAGYDEGMSILSNVTFNVTRGELVGLIGPNGAGKSTTIKTILGMNEHYKGTIHFDSKREIAYIPEKPVYYFDMTLWEHIELTAALLQLEEKSWTVKVKKLLKTFELEHVIHETPATFSKGMQQKSMLIFAFMTNASLYIVDEPFIGLDPNATKKLLLLLEEEQKRGAGILMSTHVLDTAEKICDRFVLLLDGKIEATGTMEEIQTTCGLPNSSLLDCFYFLSNKEPSV from the coding sequence ATGAACAGGTTGTTAACGCTAGAAATTGAGAAAGCAGGTTATGATGAAGGAATGTCAATCCTTTCGAATGTGACATTTAATGTAACTAGAGGAGAGTTAGTCGGCTTAATAGGTCCTAACGGTGCTGGTAAAAGTACGACAATAAAAACTATTTTAGGCATGAATGAACATTATAAAGGTACGATACACTTTGATAGTAAACGAGAAATTGCGTACATACCGGAAAAACCAGTATATTATTTTGATATGACATTATGGGAGCATATTGAATTAACTGCTGCCCTTTTACAACTTGAGGAGAAAAGTTGGACTGTAAAAGTAAAAAAACTTTTGAAAACTTTCGAGTTAGAACACGTCATTCACGAAACGCCAGCAACCTTTTCAAAAGGAATGCAACAAAAATCAATGTTAATATTCGCGTTTATGACAAATGCTTCCCTTTACATTGTGGATGAACCTTTTATTGGACTTGACCCAAATGCAACGAAAAAGTTGTTACTATTATTAGAAGAAGAACAAAAAAGAGGTGCTGGCATTTTAATGTCAACGCATGTTTTAGATACTGCTGAAAAAATATGTGATCGTTTTGTTTTATTATTAGATGGAAAAATTGAAGCTACAGGCACGATGGAGGAAATACAAACGACTTGTGGCTTGCCTAATAGTTCACTTCTAGATTGTTTTTATTTTTTATCAAATAAGGAACCGAGTGTATGA
- the murQ gene encoding N-acetylmuramic acid 6-phosphate etherase codes for MGVENLQSIITEQQNRKTLQIDRQSTEEILSIINEEDQTVPHHIKKEIGSISAVVDQVVAAFENGGRLFYIGAGTSGRIGILDASECPPTYGTPPEMVQAIIAGGEEAIFRAVEGAEDNEQLGADDIEKYKITKKDVVIGITASGRAPYVLGALKKAKAIGATTVSFTCAKKTILNEVADYKINIEVGPEVITGSTRMKAGTTQKLVLNMITTSSMIKIGKVYQNLMVDVQPLNKKLVDRAKRIIQNVTGCTMEEASKLFEQSNGNPKLAIIMYSCDVDVQTAINLLNSSHGFVYKAIKAYNNNIN; via the coding sequence ATGGGAGTAGAAAACTTACAGAGTATAATAACTGAGCAACAAAATAGAAAGACGCTACAAATAGATAGGCAAAGTACAGAAGAGATACTTTCAATTATTAATGAAGAAGATCAAACGGTACCACATCATATTAAAAAGGAAATAGGTAGTATATCCGCAGTAGTAGACCAAGTAGTTGCTGCTTTTGAAAACGGTGGTCGTTTGTTTTATATTGGTGCTGGTACATCTGGGAGAATTGGTATTTTAGATGCTTCTGAATGTCCTCCAACTTATGGTACACCACCTGAAATGGTTCAAGCTATTATTGCGGGTGGAGAAGAAGCTATTTTTCGAGCGGTAGAAGGTGCAGAAGACAATGAGCAACTCGGTGCAGATGATATCGAAAAATATAAAATAACGAAAAAGGATGTAGTAATAGGAATTACTGCTAGTGGAAGAGCACCTTACGTATTAGGTGCCTTAAAAAAGGCCAAAGCGATAGGTGCAACTACAGTTTCTTTTACTTGTGCAAAAAAAACAATACTTAATGAAGTGGCAGATTACAAAATTAATATAGAAGTAGGTCCAGAAGTTATTACTGGTTCCACTAGAATGAAAGCTGGGACTACTCAAAAGTTAGTTTTAAATATGATTACTACCTCATCTATGATAAAAATCGGTAAAGTGTATCAAAATTTAATGGTTGATGTTCAGCCTTTAAATAAAAAGTTAGTCGATCGAGCAAAACGGATCATTCAAAATGTTACTGGCTGTACAATGGAAGAAGCATCAAAGCTTTTTGAACAATCTAACGGAAATCCGAAATTAGCTATCATTATGTACAGTTGTGATGTTGATGTTCAAACAGCAATAAATCTATTAAATTCTTCACACGGGTTCGTTTATAAGGCCATTAAGGCTTATAATAATAATATAAACTAA
- a CDS encoding NAD(P)/FAD-dependent oxidoreductase — translation MKYDVIVIGGGPSGLMAAIAAAEQKAKVLLIDKGNKLGRKLAISGGGRCNVTNRLPVDEIIKHIPGNGRFLYSAFSEFSNEDIIAFFEKKGIELKEEDHGRMFPVTNSAQSVVNVLIETIKELGVEIRTNTPVETVEYEDGKVKGVMLKTKEFMESTSVVIAVGGSSVPHTGSTGDGYPWAKKAGHTITEIFPTEVPITSSEDFIKNKSLQGLSLRDVALSIVTPKGKTVITHRMDMIFTHFGISGPAVLRSSQYVVKTQKKFNVKEVTVSIDALPDINEEQVFQQLNKKMKDEPKKAVKNILKGFVPERYLLFLLERVDLDPSALGSTVSQEKLRDFAKVCKGFRFLVNGTLPLEKAFVTGGGVSVKEIHPKEMASKLMYGLYFCGEILDIHGYTGGYNITAALVTGRLAGLNAGKTALKQKYR, via the coding sequence ATGAAATATGATGTAATTGTAATTGGAGGCGGGCCATCAGGATTAATGGCGGCAATCGCAGCAGCAGAACAGAAAGCAAAAGTTTTACTTATTGATAAAGGTAATAAACTAGGTAGAAAGCTTGCCATCTCAGGTGGTGGGCGTTGTAACGTTACAAATCGACTTCCTGTTGACGAAATTATTAAACATATACCTGGGAACGGTCGCTTTCTTTATAGTGCTTTTTCTGAATTTAGTAATGAAGACATCATTGCTTTCTTTGAGAAAAAAGGAATTGAGCTAAAAGAGGAAGACCATGGAAGGATGTTTCCTGTAACCAATAGTGCACAAAGTGTAGTAAATGTGTTAATTGAAACAATTAAAGAACTAGGCGTAGAGATTCGAACAAACACTCCAGTTGAAACAGTTGAATATGAAGATGGAAAAGTAAAAGGTGTTATGTTAAAAACGAAAGAATTTATGGAGTCAACAAGCGTTGTAATTGCGGTAGGTGGTTCTTCTGTTCCACATACAGGCTCAACAGGTGATGGTTATCCATGGGCAAAAAAAGCTGGGCATACGATAACAGAAATTTTCCCAACGGAAGTTCCGATCACATCTTCAGAAGATTTTATTAAAAATAAGTCCTTACAAGGATTATCTTTACGAGATGTTGCATTGAGTATAGTAACGCCGAAAGGAAAAACAGTCATCACTCATCGCATGGATATGATCTTTACTCACTTTGGAATTTCCGGTCCTGCCGTATTAAGAAGTAGTCAATATGTAGTGAAGACGCAAAAAAAGTTTAATGTGAAAGAAGTTACCGTTAGCATTGATGCACTTCCTGACATTAATGAAGAACAAGTATTTCAACAGCTGAATAAAAAAATGAAGGACGAGCCTAAAAAGGCAGTTAAAAATATATTAAAAGGATTTGTTCCTGAACGATACTTACTGTTCTTACTAGAGCGTGTTGATTTAGATCCAAGTGCACTTGGTTCCACAGTATCACAAGAAAAGTTAAGAGATTTTGCGAAAGTTTGCAAAGGATTTCGCTTTTTAGTGAATGGAACTCTACCTTTAGAAAAAGCATTTGTAACGGGTGGAGGAGTTTCTGTGAAAGAAATTCACCCAAAAGAAATGGCTTCAAAACTGATGTATGGTCTCTATTTCTGTGGAGAAATATTAGATATTCACGGGTATACTGGTGGTTACAATATAACAGCAGCTCTCGTCACTGGACGGCTAGCGGGCTTAAATGCTGGTAAAACGGCGCTAAAGCAAAAATATCGCTAA
- a CDS encoding pseudouridine synthase: MRLDKLLANSGYGSRKEVKKLLKSGAVKVDDKVVKDAKNHVNHETQFVTVFGEEVEYREFIYLMLHKPQGVLSAIEDRSQKTVIDLLEEEDAMFEPFPVGRLDKDTEGLLLLTNDGQLAHQLLSPKKHVPKTYYAVILGEVTEEDIIAFKNGVTLDDGYVTMPADLTILKAGNQSEIELTIMEGKFHQVKRMFLSVDKKVTYLKRMKMGPLELDEELNLGEYRELTDEEISQLKGEE, translated from the coding sequence ATGAGATTAGATAAATTGTTAGCAAATAGTGGTTATGGGAGCCGAAAAGAAGTTAAGAAGCTTTTAAAATCGGGTGCCGTTAAAGTAGATGATAAAGTAGTAAAAGATGCAAAAAATCATGTGAATCATGAAACACAGTTTGTAACTGTATTTGGAGAAGAAGTGGAATATCGAGAATTTATATACTTAATGTTACATAAGCCGCAAGGAGTGCTATCAGCAATAGAAGACCGTTCTCAAAAAACTGTAATTGATTTGTTAGAGGAAGAAGATGCAATGTTTGAACCATTCCCAGTAGGTCGTTTAGATAAAGATACGGAAGGCCTTCTCCTATTAACGAATGATGGACAATTAGCTCATCAACTGCTGTCTCCTAAAAAGCATGTTCCGAAAACTTATTATGCAGTAATACTCGGAGAGGTAACAGAAGAAGATATAATTGCTTTTAAAAATGGCGTTACGCTAGATGACGGGTATGTAACGATGCCAGCTGACTTAACTATTTTAAAAGCTGGCAATCAATCTGAAATAGAACTTACCATTATGGAAGGGAAATTTCACCAAGTAAAAAGAATGTTTCTTTCCGTAGATAAAAAAGTGACGTACTTAAAAAGAATGAAAATGGGTCCATTGGAGTTAGATGAAGAGTTAAATTTAGGAGAATATCGTGAGTTAACAGACGAGGAAATTAGTCAATTAAAAGGTGAGGAATAA
- the pepV gene encoding dipeptidase PepV, protein MNNINWNEEVAKRKDELIEETQRFLEIESVLSEKEGKQTAPFGEGIEQSLQFLLHKGKSDGFVVKNVDHYAGHIEYGDGNELVGVLCHVDVVPAGDGWTSPPFSAEIRDGKIYARGAMDDKGPTMAAYYALKIVKELGLPLSKRVRIIIGTDEESEWRCVDHYFKKEEMPTIGFAPDADFPIIYAEKGIGDIEFKYELIETKEENETIKLQEFASGQRLNMVPDYAKAILQSKSDTNSIVEAFEKYVKKHSLIGKVEVEERKVEFEIKGVSAHAMEPNNGVNAGHHLTSFLTMLNLDSNGEAFLGFIENNLSHDSRGGKLNISYTDDITGDLTVNTGLIHYQASQGGKIGVNIRFPVTCKVEDVEHQLTKVALHNQFVLSKYNVSPPHHVAKDHPLIQTLQKVYEEQTGEEAKLLSIGGGTYARSLEAGVAFGPLFPGREDVAHQKDEYIYIEDLLKATAIYAQAIYELAK, encoded by the coding sequence TTGAACAACATTAATTGGAATGAAGAAGTTGCTAAACGTAAAGACGAACTTATTGAAGAGACACAACGTTTTTTAGAAATAGAAAGTGTGTTAAGTGAGAAAGAAGGTAAGCAAACAGCTCCTTTTGGAGAAGGAATTGAGCAATCTCTACAATTTTTATTACATAAGGGTAAAAGTGATGGTTTTGTTGTAAAAAACGTAGACCATTACGCAGGACATATTGAATATGGTGATGGCAATGAGTTAGTAGGTGTCCTATGTCATGTTGACGTTGTTCCTGCGGGAGACGGTTGGACAAGTCCACCATTTAGTGCGGAAATACGAGACGGTAAAATATATGCACGTGGTGCAATGGATGACAAAGGTCCGACTATGGCGGCTTACTACGCGTTAAAAATTGTAAAAGAATTAGGCTTACCACTGTCTAAACGAGTAAGAATTATAATTGGGACGGATGAAGAAAGTGAGTGGCGTTGTGTTGACCATTACTTTAAAAAAGAAGAGATGCCAACAATCGGTTTTGCTCCAGATGCTGACTTTCCAATTATTTATGCTGAAAAAGGAATTGGCGACATTGAATTCAAGTACGAATTAATAGAAACGAAAGAGGAGAACGAAACAATAAAATTACAGGAGTTTGCTTCTGGACAACGTTTGAACATGGTTCCTGATTATGCAAAAGCAATCCTTCAATCAAAGAGCGATACAAATTCTATAGTAGAAGCTTTTGAAAAGTATGTTAAAAAGCATAGTTTAATTGGGAAGGTTGAAGTGGAAGAAAGAAAAGTAGAGTTTGAAATAAAAGGTGTTTCTGCACATGCGATGGAACCGAATAATGGGGTAAATGCTGGTCACCACTTAACGAGCTTTTTAACGATGTTAAATCTTGATTCAAACGGTGAAGCTTTTCTTGGATTTATTGAGAACAATTTAAGTCATGATTCTCGAGGAGGAAAATTAAATATTTCCTATACAGACGATATTACAGGCGACTTAACTGTAAATACTGGGCTAATTCATTATCAAGCTAGCCAAGGTGGTAAAATTGGAGTAAACATTAGATTTCCAGTAACTTGTAAGGTTGAAGATGTGGAGCATCAACTAACGAAGGTTGCTTTGCATAATCAATTTGTTTTAAGTAAATATAATGTTTCTCCACCACATCATGTTGCAAAAGATCATCCTCTTATTCAAACGTTGCAAAAAGTATACGAAGAACAAACAGGTGAAGAAGCGAAATTGCTTTCGATTGGTGGAGGGACATATGCAAGGTCACTAGAGGCAGGTGTAGCGTTTGGACCTCTGTTTCCCGGTAGAGAAGATGTAGCGCATCAAAAAGATGAGTACATTTATATTGAGGACCTATTAAAAGCAACTGCTATTTATGCACAGGCCATTTATGAACTAGCTAAATAA
- a CDS encoding ABC transporter permease — MTGNVLFKRRLRKEWNFQWSNLTSIVDRTVLLYGILFTAFMGALLYDSLPTIFETLNDLPINFFLFLLYQLCWFGTVRIFMEYADEYFLMQRKDVLRSIKLLSISYALLTYLVQTFLIVFLLYFVLVNIETISFSVFSLLFLFSLLRFCILTSRKLVSIYWNGWKRPFIVSFLYVGFIFVAYIIVSHNAYIIGSVFAFLIIIINLIMIIYSNSFFTDAVENEKQRLRYVQMIFHASEYVHIPASSNRTKPLLFRKSEKIFSARTKENALKELYIKYFLRNYRYPLSLFQMISVTMVAIVFLPLWMKYALLIAFFFFIKEWLSTVYDEVVTHPYLQMYESIVREVSREKVIRLFYIPATMVVGVIVFIATLLSI, encoded by the coding sequence ATGACGGGAAACGTTTTATTTAAAAGGAGATTACGAAAAGAATGGAATTTTCAATGGTCTAATTTAACTTCCATCGTTGATCGTACAGTACTTCTCTATGGTATTCTTTTTACTGCTTTTATGGGCGCTCTCCTTTACGACTCACTTCCTACTATCTTTGAAACATTAAACGATCTACCGATTAATTTCTTTTTATTTTTGCTCTATCAACTATGTTGGTTTGGGACAGTAAGAATTTTTATGGAATATGCTGATGAGTATTTTTTAATGCAACGAAAAGATGTGTTAAGGTCAATTAAACTACTCAGCATAAGTTACGCCTTATTGACTTACTTAGTTCAAACTTTTCTTATTGTATTTTTACTATATTTTGTTTTAGTCAATATTGAAACAATTAGTTTTTCTGTTTTTTCGTTACTTTTCTTATTTTCATTGCTTCGATTTTGTATTTTAACTTCTCGGAAATTAGTTTCAATCTATTGGAACGGTTGGAAAAGGCCATTCATCGTTTCGTTCTTATATGTTGGTTTTATTTTTGTAGCGTATATAATTGTAAGTCATAATGCTTATATTATAGGTAGTGTTTTTGCTTTTCTGATTATTATTATCAATCTTATTATGATCATATATAGTAATAGTTTCTTTACAGATGCAGTTGAAAATGAAAAACAACGGTTACGATATGTACAAATGATTTTTCATGCTTCTGAATATGTTCATATCCCAGCAAGCTCTAACAGGACTAAACCGTTACTATTTAGAAAGTCCGAAAAAATATTTTCCGCTCGGACAAAAGAGAATGCATTAAAGGAATTGTATATAAAGTATTTCCTTCGTAATTATCGTTATCCGCTTTCATTGTTTCAGATGATTAGTGTAACAATGGTTGCGATCGTGTTTCTTCCATTATGGATGAAATATGCCTTACTAATTGCTTTTTTCTTTTTTATTAAGGAATGGCTATCAACGGTTTATGATGAAGTAGTAACACATCCTTATTTGCAAATGTACGAAAGCATAGTGAGAGAAGTATCACGAGAAAAAGTAATTCGATTATTTTATATTCCAGCGACGATGGTGGTAGGGGTAATTGTGTTTATTGCGACACTATTGTCGATTTAA